From Campylobacterota bacterium, one genomic window encodes:
- the typA gene encoding translational GTPase TypA: protein MSFKQRLDVRNIAIIAHVDHGKTTLVDQMLKQSGTLEVSSEQDRVMDTGDIEKERGITILAKNTAIKLPEATINIVDTPGHMDFGGEVERTLQMVEGFLLLVDAAEGTLPGTRFVLQKALQLNLKPIVLINKIDRKDADVARTEELVHDLFLDLATQEEQLDFPILYGSGRSGYVSTDPNAREGDFTPLFETILKQVPVPTAEHDHLRMLVTNLDYSDFLGRIAVGRIFSGTLNTGKQIISCRDEDVSAPFKILKLQKFEGIKRLDADEATFGDIVTIAGAPDDLPIGSTLCDVDHPMPIPYVSIDEPTLSIYFSVNNSPFAGQEGKQLTSRQIKDRLEKELRTNLALRVEQTDSPDTFKVSGRGQLHLGILIENMRREDFELQLSAPEVIYKDIDGQKCEPYELLIIDVDEAHQGVIMENLGKRKGLLENMIHHGQGKVRLEFKIPARGLIGFRSQFLTDTRGTGMLSHQFLGYQPYAGPIPRRTKGSLISLERGTTTPYALDSLQDRGVMLIEPGTEVYQGMIIGEHSRDNDLDVNPIKQKKLTNMRASGSDDAVKLAPPRKMTLESALDWINDDELIEVTPNSLRLRKRFLLPHERKRSK from the coding sequence ATGAGTTTTAAACAAAGACTTGATGTACGAAATATCGCTATTATTGCCCACGTTGACCATGGTAAAACAACGTTGGTTGACCAAATGCTCAAGCAGTCTGGCACGCTCGAAGTCAGCAGCGAGCAAGACCGCGTCATGGACACCGGGGATATTGAAAAAGAGCGCGGCATTACCATTTTGGCAAAAAACACTGCCATCAAACTGCCAGAGGCTACCATCAACATTGTCGACACCCCAGGTCACATGGACTTTGGTGGTGAAGTTGAGCGTACCCTGCAGATGGTTGAAGGCTTTTTGTTGCTGGTTGATGCTGCTGAAGGAACACTGCCCGGTACACGCTTTGTACTGCAAAAAGCACTCCAACTCAACCTCAAGCCAATCGTTTTGATTAACAAAATTGATCGAAAAGATGCTGATGTTGCCCGCACTGAAGAACTCGTGCACGACCTTTTTCTTGACCTTGCAACACAAGAAGAACAACTTGATTTCCCAATTCTTTACGGCTCAGGGCGCAGCGGCTACGTAAGCACTGACCCGAACGCGCGTGAAGGCGACTTTACACCGCTTTTTGAAACTATTTTAAAACAGGTTCCCGTACCAACCGCTGAGCACGACCACCTACGCATGCTGGTTACCAACCTTGACTACTCAGACTTTTTGGGTCGTATAGCAGTTGGCCGTATTTTTAGCGGTACACTTAACACCGGCAAACAAATCATTTCATGCCGTGATGAAGACGTTAGTGCACCATTTAAAATTCTTAAACTGCAAAAGTTTGAAGGCATCAAACGCCTGGATGCGGATGAGGCTACCTTCGGTGACATCGTCACCATCGCTGGTGCCCCTGATGATCTGCCAATTGGCTCAACACTGTGTGATGTTGACCATCCAATGCCAATTCCGTATGTCAGTATTGATGAACCAACCTTGTCCATTTACTTTTCGGTTAACAACTCACCATTTGCCGGGCAAGAAGGTAAGCAGCTTACATCACGCCAAATTAAAGATCGCCTTGAAAAAGAACTGCGCACAAACTTGGCGTTGCGTGTTGAACAAACTGACTCACCAGACACCTTTAAAGTCTCTGGCCGCGGTCAGCTGCACTTGGGCATTTTGATTGAAAATATGCGTCGTGAAGACTTTGAATTGCAACTTTCTGCCCCAGAAGTTATTTACAAAGATATCGACGGCCAAAAGTGTGAGCCATACGAACTTTTGATCATCGATGTTGACGAAGCCCACCAAGGTGTGATCATGGAAAACCTAGGCAAGCGTAAAGGGCTGCTGGAAAATATGATCCACCACGGACAAGGCAAAGTTCGTCTCGAGTTCAAAATACCTGCACGTGGCTTGATTGGTTTTCGTAGCCAATTTTTGACCGACACTCGTGGCACAGGAATGCTCAGTCACCAATTTTTGGGCTACCAACCATATGCGGGGCCAATCCCACGCCGTACGAAAGGTTCACTCATTTCACTTGAGCGTGGAACCACAACCCCCTATGCTTTGGACAGCTTGCAAGACCGCGGTGTTATGCTGATTGAGCCTGGCACCGAAGTGTATCAAGGCATGATTATTGGCGAACATAGCCGAGACAACGACCTTGATGTTAACCCAATCAAACAAAAGAAACTAACGAACATGCGTGCGTCAGGCTCTGACGACGCGGTCAAGCTTGCACCTCCACGTAAAATGACACTGGAGTCAGCACTTGATTGGATCAACGACGATGAGTTGATTGAAGTTACGCCAAACTCGCTCAGACTGCGTAAGCGCTTCTTGCTTCCTCATGAGCGTAAACGTTCTAAGTAA
- a CDS encoding 30S ribosomal protein S18 has translation MSRIKLRLSSRLLKKKVRKQAFLNPKHCRFCGSVEQEQALDYKNSNLLRGFMTERFKILPSRVSGNCTYHQRQLATHIKLARSMALLPFCAIHI, from the coding sequence ATGTCACGCATTAAACTCCGCCTCAGCTCACGGCTATTAAAGAAAAAAGTCAGAAAACAGGCATTCTTAAACCCTAAGCACTGCCGTTTTTGTGGCAGCGTTGAGCAGGAACAGGCACTTGATTATAAAAACTCAAACTTGTTACGCGGTTTTATGACCGAGCGTTTCAAGATTTTGCCATCACGTGTGTCAGGTAACTGTACCTATCACCAACGTCAGTTGGCAACTCACATCAAGCTTGCACGCAGCATGGCACTCCTGCCATTTTGTGCTATTCATATCTAA
- a CDS encoding GIY-YIG nuclease family protein translates to MPYYTYILASQKNGTLYIGVTNDLSKRVAQHKVKSVSGFTQKYNVSRLVYVKLFQTSREAILYEKRLKKWNRVWKLRLIESINPSWDDLFVTGI, encoded by the coding sequence ATGCCTTACTATACCTATATTTTAGCAAGTCAAAAAAATGGTACGCTTTACATTGGGGTTACTAATGATTTATCCAAAAGGGTTGCGCAGCACAAAGTAAAGAGCGTGAGCGGGTTTACTCAAAAATATAATGTTTCTCGCCTTGTGTATGTAAAACTTTTTCAGACGAGTAGGGAAGCAATTCTCTATGAGAAGCGTTTAAAAAAGTGGAATCGTGTTTGGAAGCTTAGGCTTATAGAATCCATCAACCCATCATGGGATGATCTTTTTGTTACAGGAATTTAA
- a CDS encoding ABC transporter ATP-binding protein, with product MSEKRNLSLADVSKEFGQGMQAQQVLKNISMSYEQGVSYAVVGVSGSGKSTLLHLLGGLDQPTTGVVSFGDCNLETMSAKQKSQFLNTSIGFVFQFHYLLKELSVIENIMLPGMCKGQQQRDVYSHACELLDFVGLLERKDENPTNLSGGQQQRVAVVRALINKPAFVLADEPTGNLDADNAAKIVDLFLHAQKRWNIGIIVCSHDNAVYGKMQTLHRLENGHLFLAKD from the coding sequence ATGTCGGAAAAAAGAAATCTCTCTCTGGCGGATGTATCCAAGGAGTTTGGTCAGGGAATGCAAGCACAGCAGGTGCTAAAAAATATTTCTATGTCTTATGAGCAAGGCGTGAGCTATGCCGTTGTTGGGGTTTCAGGAAGTGGTAAGTCAACGTTGCTGCATTTGTTGGGAGGTCTTGATCAGCCGACGACAGGAGTGGTCTCGTTTGGTGATTGCAACCTTGAGACTATGTCGGCAAAGCAAAAAAGCCAATTTCTGAATACATCTATTGGTTTTGTGTTTCAATTTCATTATTTGCTCAAAGAACTTTCAGTAATTGAAAATATTATGTTGCCTGGAATGTGTAAAGGGCAGCAACAGCGCGATGTGTATAGCCATGCTTGTGAGTTGCTTGATTTTGTAGGTCTTTTGGAGAGAAAGGATGAAAATCCAACAAATCTTTCTGGAGGCCAGCAGCAACGGGTTGCTGTTGTACGTGCGTTGATCAATAAGCCAGCTTTTGTCTTGGCAGATGAGCCTACAGGAAATTTGGATGCTGACAATGCAGCAAAGATAGTGGATCTTTTTCTGCACGCTCAAAAACGTTGGAATATTGGAATTATTGTTTGTTCCCATGACAATGCGGTCTACGGTAAAATGCAAACTCTGCACAGACTTGAAAATGGTCATTTGTTTCTTGCAAAGGATTAG
- a CDS encoding helix-turn-helix transcriptional regulator — MISTKLRIKELLRQRRWTTKILAEKTGMSESYLTHIKNGTRRWNEDALKKLAVAFELEPIDMFDYAKNRTDQPGSTLQLPEEITAAVSTGKLRVVPVLSSIPEQPSDYNNQVAQASSSSSTKFVPVMSAEHQEQGMFCLEVDNADMMPTFNKGDMLVIAPNEWTNSGDIVAVEYGNENPVREIRQVNFMDDFLMLESVNHKTSPIALVRGKDNFRIIGKVIFRYQKMA, encoded by the coding sequence ATGATTTCAACTAAATTACGTATTAAAGAGCTGCTTCGTCAACGCCGTTGGACCACCAAAATATTGGCTGAAAAGACGGGTATGTCAGAAAGTTACCTGACACACATTAAAAATGGAACACGTCGTTGGAACGAAGACGCACTCAAAAAGCTCGCTGTTGCATTTGAGCTTGAGCCGATCGACATGTTTGACTATGCAAAAAATCGCACCGACCAGCCAGGCAGCACATTGCAACTTCCTGAAGAAATAACCGCCGCTGTTAGCACCGGAAAATTACGTGTTGTTCCTGTTTTAAGTAGCATCCCAGAACAACCATCAGACTATAACAACCAAGTGGCACAAGCCAGCTCATCAAGCAGCACCAAATTTGTTCCAGTCATGTCTGCTGAACACCAAGAACAGGGTATGTTCTGTTTAGAAGTTGACAATGCTGACATGATGCCAACATTCAATAAAGGCGATATGTTGGTCATTGCACCAAATGAATGGACAAACTCGGGTGACATCGTTGCTGTTGAATACGGAAATGAAAATCCAGTACGTGAGATCCGCCAAGTAAACTTTATGGACGATTTTCTTATGCTTGAGTCAGTCAATCACAAAACATCTCCGATTGCCCTGGTTCGAGGCAAAGACAACTTCCGCATCATTGGTAAAGTGATCTTCCGCTACCAAAAAATGGCATAA
- a CDS encoding DUF721 domain-containing protein codes for MSFYFTRSNSIRNAQELLTSVIDERHAWKTTLLADWPTIIGSMSKRVHIEKIDGRVLVLGVYHPTWAQELSMIAPMLKDKINKHLQAERIQKIMFSYVTPPKPAQESNKTSTKGKSPKTTAPLFKQLNWQEQQALCFVHDDELKSSLEQFYLRIQAHRQGERDSEQENSS; via the coding sequence ATGAGTTTTTACTTTACCCGGAGCAACTCAATTAGAAATGCCCAAGAACTCCTAACATCAGTCATAGACGAACGGCATGCATGGAAAACAACCCTGCTTGCCGATTGGCCAACAATTATAGGCAGCATGAGCAAACGCGTTCATATAGAAAAAATTGATGGACGCGTGTTGGTTTTGGGTGTTTATCACCCAACCTGGGCACAAGAACTGTCAATGATTGCCCCCATGCTTAAAGACAAAATCAATAAGCATCTTCAAGCTGAACGCATACAAAAGATAATGTTTTCGTACGTCACCCCCCCCAAGCCCGCTCAAGAGAGCAACAAAACGAGCACCAAAGGCAAATCGCCAAAAACAACTGCGCCCTTGTTTAAACAATTAAACTGGCAAGAACAGCAAGCTCTTTGCTTCGTGCATGATGATGAGTTAAAATCATCATTAGAGCAGTTTTATCTTCGTATCCAAGCTCATAGACAGGGGGAGCGGGACAGTGAACAGGAAAACTCTTCATAA
- the murJ gene encoding murein biosynthesis integral membrane protein MurJ, with product MSQQRKALLGKMAQVSGLTLFSRFLGVIRETLLVRYFGVGVLSDAFVMAFKIPNFFRHVFAEGALSAAFIPEFVKLVKQDKKQTANSLMTQAFLFFEGIVLCMYLFVLLKAEWVIKIIAPGFGVEQVSAAVPFLRIMFPFLLFISSSALLTGALQSVNHFFIPAAGSALINIVVISTLAACLTFNLVPKWLCVGFVVAAFIQFLSHLFAYFYFDFSFAPLTQKAKESFKAVLARFLPCFLGVSVFEINLFVSSVVASFLPKGSVSLLYYSARFMNIPLGIFAIGLSTILLPHFSRLVLYAPRRLSFYLIEVTKFVTWAIVPSMMLLMYIAHPLFTFLLGKKGTPEQMQQGAWLLALYCAGLVFLCLNKILLNMFYALKDTKSASFVSGVCAVINIVGDIVGMYFFGAAGIAAANGIAAASMTAACLYFLHTRHDFRFHIVDYARFLSRFGIQLAIGSILFWSLLQLALMVIVRFEILAFFAQGIGFCFISIGLGLALMLLMFFTRRWYGIKSYFLG from the coding sequence ATGTCGCAGCAAAGAAAAGCCCTGCTTGGAAAAATGGCTCAAGTAAGTGGGCTTACACTCTTTAGTAGATTTTTAGGTGTGATACGCGAAACATTACTGGTACGCTACTTTGGTGTGGGGGTACTTTCTGATGCCTTTGTCATGGCATTCAAAATTCCAAATTTTTTCAGACATGTTTTTGCAGAAGGTGCTTTGAGCGCAGCTTTTATCCCTGAGTTTGTCAAACTTGTCAAGCAAGACAAAAAGCAAACGGCAAATAGCTTGATGACGCAGGCTTTTTTGTTTTTTGAAGGTATTGTGCTATGTATGTATCTGTTTGTGCTGCTCAAAGCCGAATGGGTCATTAAAATTATAGCACCTGGGTTTGGGGTAGAACAGGTCAGCGCAGCAGTACCATTTTTGCGCATTATGTTTCCATTTTTGCTTTTCATTTCAAGTAGTGCGTTGCTTACTGGCGCGTTGCAGTCGGTTAACCATTTTTTTATCCCTGCAGCAGGTTCTGCACTCATTAACATTGTTGTCATCAGTACTCTTGCGGCATGTTTGACATTTAATCTTGTACCCAAATGGTTGTGCGTTGGTTTTGTTGTTGCAGCGTTTATACAGTTTTTGAGCCATCTGTTTGCCTACTTTTATTTTGATTTTAGTTTTGCACCGCTTACGCAAAAAGCAAAAGAGTCGTTCAAGGCAGTGCTTGCAAGATTCTTGCCCTGCTTTCTTGGGGTAAGCGTGTTTGAAATTAATTTATTTGTTAGTAGCGTTGTTGCATCTTTCTTGCCTAAAGGCTCAGTGTCATTGCTGTACTACAGCGCTCGATTTATGAACATTCCGTTAGGAATATTTGCTATAGGGCTTTCAACCATCTTGCTTCCGCATTTTTCTCGCCTGGTGCTCTATGCACCGCGCCGTCTGAGTTTTTATTTGATTGAGGTAACCAAATTTGTGACGTGGGCGATTGTGCCATCAATGATGTTGCTCATGTACATAGCGCATCCATTGTTTACGTTTTTGCTTGGTAAAAAGGGGACCCCTGAGCAGATGCAGCAGGGCGCATGGCTTTTGGCTTTGTACTGTGCAGGACTTGTATTTTTGTGTTTGAACAAAATTTTATTGAACATGTTTTATGCGCTTAAGGATACTAAATCAGCATCGTTTGTTTCTGGTGTGTGTGCGGTTATCAACATTGTTGGAGACATTGTTGGTATGTATTTTTTTGGTGCTGCGGGCATTGCAGCGGCAAATGGTATTGCTGCAGCAAGTATGACTGCTGCATGTTTATACTTTTTACATACACGCCATGATTTTCGCTTTCATATTGTTGATTATGCCCGTTTTTTGAGTCGCTTTGGTATACAGTTGGCGATTGGCAGCATTTTGTTTTGGTCACTCTTACAGTTGGCGTTGATGGTCATTGTTCGTTTTGAAATACTTGCGTTTTTTGCTCAGGGAATTGGATTTTGTTTTATCTCAATTGGGCTTGGTCTTGCGCTTATGCTGTTGATGTTTTTTACACGTCGCTGGTATGGCATCAAGTCCTACTTTTTGGGGTAA
- a CDS encoding ATP-binding protein: MIKRALQSSLERLAGQYPVVAVVGPRQSGKTTLTRATFAKHKYVLLESPDEKMLAMDDPRLFFQKHANPDGIILDEIQEVPHLLSYMQGMVDEQYRPGYFIITGSQNILMQEKISQTLAGRIALLTLLPLSVNEMRCADMLPGRIEEILFQGLYPRIYVHNLDPSEWLANYVATYVERDARLVINIANLVTFQRFLKLCAGRVGQLLNYTSLANDCGISVNTARAWISLLEASYIIWLVPPFYKSFNRRVVRTPKLHFYDPGLVCALLGVESVDALYGHSMRGAIFETFVLSELVKYRFNQGKKANCYFWRDARGHEVDCLLEYGDRIVPIEIKSALTINQGFFEPLIAWHQLVASEQDCKGYLVYAGDEMYERKHATVVGWSDIDKIIQNQQ; encoded by the coding sequence ATGATTAAACGTGCATTACAGAGCTCGCTAGAAAGGTTAGCTGGCCAATATCCGGTGGTTGCTGTGGTTGGGCCTCGTCAGTCTGGAAAAACCACACTGACGCGGGCAACATTTGCCAAACACAAATATGTTTTGCTTGAGTCTCCTGACGAAAAAATGCTGGCAATGGATGATCCACGGTTATTTTTTCAAAAGCATGCAAATCCGGATGGCATAATTTTAGATGAGATACAAGAGGTTCCTCACCTGCTTTCTTACATGCAGGGCATGGTTGATGAGCAATATAGGCCGGGATATTTTATTATCACAGGCTCTCAAAACATTTTGATGCAAGAAAAAATATCACAAACACTTGCTGGGCGTATTGCTTTGCTAACGTTACTGCCATTGAGCGTTAACGAGATGCGTTGTGCTGACATGCTGCCTGGGCGTATTGAAGAAATATTGTTTCAGGGGCTTTATCCACGAATTTACGTGCACAATTTAGATCCGTCTGAGTGGTTGGCAAACTATGTGGCAACATATGTTGAGCGTGATGCTCGTTTGGTTATTAATATTGCAAACTTGGTAACGTTTCAGCGTTTTTTGAAGTTATGCGCTGGACGGGTTGGGCAGCTTTTAAATTATACATCCTTAGCAAATGATTGTGGTATTAGCGTTAATACGGCGCGTGCATGGATATCACTGCTTGAGGCAAGCTACATCATTTGGCTTGTTCCGCCGTTTTATAAAAGTTTTAATCGTCGCGTTGTTAGAACGCCTAAGCTTCATTTTTATGACCCAGGGCTGGTATGTGCGTTGCTTGGCGTTGAATCAGTAGATGCTTTGTATGGGCATAGCATGCGTGGGGCTATTTTTGAAACGTTTGTGCTCAGTGAACTTGTAAAATATCGTTTTAATCAGGGCAAGAAGGCAAATTGTTATTTTTGGCGTGACGCACGTGGACATGAAGTCGATTGCCTGCTTGAATATGGCGATCGTATTGTACCAATAGAAATTAAATCAGCGTTGACAATTAATCAAGGATTTTTTGAACCTCTCATTGCCTGGCATCAATTGGTTGCTAGCGAACAAGATTGCAAGGGATATCTAGTTTATGCTGGCGATGAAATGTATGAGCGCAAGCATGCAACAGTTGTTGGTTGGAGTGATATTGACAAGATCATACAAAATCAGCAATAA
- a CDS encoding 30S ribosomal protein S6, translating to MMQRYETLMLAGTEITDDELSSLEALFDKKLGAVQGKLSLFDKWGKYRLAYPVNKNGYGIYVFLRYELPKEGAQVLHELDKDIKIKFNEIILRHVTIKLAKDAPSTYHKPESVDSAANGSIDSFIKENKIENLLQSVDATTSTSQEEQETQAQAGPVAHTSSISAPTPDEHGQTADSSSESESDSESDER from the coding sequence ATGATGCAACGTTATGAAACACTGATGCTTGCGGGCACAGAAATCACCGACGATGAACTTTCATCGCTCGAAGCGCTCTTTGATAAAAAGTTAGGCGCTGTCCAGGGCAAACTTTCTCTTTTCGACAAGTGGGGCAAATATCGCCTCGCCTATCCTGTCAACAAAAATGGCTACGGCATTTATGTCTTTTTGCGCTATGAGCTGCCAAAAGAAGGTGCTCAAGTTTTGCATGAGCTTGACAAGGATATCAAGATCAAATTTAACGAGATTATTTTGCGCCATGTCACAATCAAGCTTGCAAAAGATGCACCAAGCACCTACCACAAGCCTGAGTCTGTAGACAGTGCTGCAAACGGATCAATTGACAGCTTCATTAAAGAAAATAAAATCGAAAACTTGCTTCAAAGCGTTGACGCAACAACCAGTACTTCACAAGAAGAACAAGAAACGCAAGCTCAAGCTGGTCCTGTCGCTCACACCTCAAGCATTTCAGCACCTACCCCAGACGAGCACGGTCAAACAGCTGACAGCTCATCTGAAAGTGAAAGCGACTCAGAATCTGACGAACGTTAA
- the lon gene encoding endopeptidase La, with amino-acid sequence MDSSKNAYFGVEDIPTIIPVIPTIDVVVFPHMVVPLLILDEKIIKGVEHTLASSKKVLLLAAQQQTSGYHGPIGIQDLYKVGTVGNIMRVMNLPEGGIKVLVQGICKAKTEEIISDQDFLQAQITVNQQEEITPETMPEIEASIKNIFSSIEKITATGKMFSPDFQAILSQIQDSTKIADFILSHLNLNVGEAQVLLEKESFKDLLNGINEHLQREFDLNHMQERIRNNTRESINKSQREYYLREQLKAIQKELGEEGDADTEDLKRKLFSLPLPQEAKVEAQRQVKRLEKTAPDSMEATVIRNHLDWILSMPWGKLTQDNNDIARAKEILDHHHHGLSDVKERILDFLSVRFLKQDCNAPILCLVGPPGVGKTSLGSSIAECLGRKYFRISLGGVYDESEIRGHRRTYVGALPGRFIQAIRKSESCNPVIIIDEIDKIGMSNRGDPSSALLEVLDPEQNGSFYDNYLGIHFDLSKVMFIATANDASTIPGPLRDRMEVITLAGYTHDEKLEIAQRHLVNKALTNTGLTDRGFTIDADIINSIITNYTQEAGVRDLARNIQKLCSKFARSLVEKKEQLAFTKDNLEIYLGPCKNRTEEFMKNNRIGVTNGLAWTPYGGQILRVEAILMKGSGKLLLTGQLGDVLKESAQAAITYARAHADEFGIDKAVFDTCDLHIHLPAGGTPKDGPSAGISLLSSILSAYTKRAIKGDFAMTGELNLQGEVLPIGGLKEKILAAKQNGVHNIIVPKLNEKDMTGLEKLQEGLKIIFVKHVQEVLDQVLIPIEPGE; translated from the coding sequence ATGGATAGTTCTAAAAATGCCTATTTTGGGGTGGAAGATATTCCAACAATTATTCCAGTCATACCAACAATTGATGTGGTTGTCTTTCCACACATGGTAGTTCCGCTCTTGATTCTTGATGAAAAAATCATCAAGGGAGTCGAACACACCCTGGCATCGTCAAAAAAAGTTCTTTTACTTGCAGCGCAACAACAAACATCAGGATACCACGGTCCGATTGGTATACAAGATTTATATAAAGTGGGTACCGTCGGCAACATAATGCGCGTTATGAATTTACCCGAAGGAGGCATTAAGGTCCTTGTACAAGGTATTTGCAAAGCAAAAACAGAAGAAATAATTTCTGACCAAGATTTTTTACAAGCACAAATAACCGTAAACCAACAAGAGGAAATAACACCAGAGACCATGCCCGAAATTGAAGCTTCTATAAAAAATATTTTTAGCTCCATAGAAAAAATTACTGCAACAGGAAAAATGTTTAGCCCCGACTTTCAAGCAATCTTATCTCAAATTCAAGACTCTACCAAGATCGCTGACTTCATACTCTCGCACTTAAACCTAAATGTTGGAGAAGCGCAAGTCTTACTTGAAAAAGAAAGCTTTAAAGACTTACTCAACGGCATTAACGAACATCTGCAACGTGAATTTGATTTAAACCACATGCAAGAACGCATACGCAACAACACAAGGGAGTCTATCAATAAGTCGCAACGTGAGTACTACTTACGTGAGCAACTTAAAGCAATTCAAAAAGAACTTGGTGAAGAAGGTGACGCAGACACTGAAGACCTTAAGCGCAAGCTATTTAGCCTACCGCTTCCACAAGAAGCAAAAGTTGAGGCACAACGACAAGTAAAACGCCTTGAAAAAACAGCGCCCGACTCAATGGAGGCAACCGTCATTCGTAACCACTTGGACTGGATTTTGAGTATGCCATGGGGCAAACTAACACAAGATAACAATGATATTGCCCGTGCTAAAGAAATACTTGACCACCACCACCATGGCCTAAGTGATGTCAAGGAACGTATTTTAGACTTTCTCTCCGTACGTTTTTTAAAACAAGATTGCAATGCACCAATTCTTTGCCTGGTTGGCCCACCTGGCGTTGGCAAAACATCACTCGGTAGTTCTATTGCCGAATGTTTGGGGCGTAAGTATTTTCGCATTTCACTTGGTGGGGTTTATGACGAATCTGAAATTAGAGGCCATCGCCGAACCTATGTTGGTGCATTGCCTGGCAGATTTATTCAGGCAATACGCAAGTCAGAAAGTTGTAATCCAGTCATCATCATTGATGAGATAGATAAAATTGGCATGTCAAACCGTGGTGACCCATCATCAGCTCTGCTTGAAGTACTTGACCCAGAACAAAACGGTTCATTTTATGATAACTACTTAGGCATTCACTTTGATCTTTCAAAAGTTATGTTTATCGCTACCGCAAACGATGCGTCTACCATCCCAGGACCACTTCGTGACCGTATGGAGGTTATCACGCTAGCCGGGTACACACACGATGAAAAGCTTGAAATAGCTCAGCGCCACTTAGTCAATAAGGCGCTTACCAACACTGGTCTGACAGATAGGGGCTTTACCATCGATGCAGATATCATTAACAGCATTATAACCAACTATACCCAGGAAGCGGGGGTACGTGACCTAGCTCGCAACATCCAAAAGCTATGCTCAAAATTTGCACGCTCGCTTGTTGAGAAAAAAGAACAATTGGCTTTCACCAAAGACAATTTAGAAATATATCTTGGCCCATGCAAAAATCGCACCGAAGAATTTATGAAAAATAATCGCATTGGTGTTACCAACGGCCTGGCATGGACACCGTACGGCGGCCAAATCTTGCGTGTAGAAGCAATTTTAATGAAGGGGTCAGGCAAGCTCTTACTAACGGGACAACTGGGTGACGTACTTAAAGAGTCTGCTCAAGCTGCTATTACCTATGCCCGAGCACACGCTGACGAATTTGGTATTGATAAGGCGGTTTTTGACACATGTGATCTTCACATCCACCTCCCTGCAGGGGGAACACCCAAAGACGGCCCATCAGCAGGTATCAGCCTCCTTTCGTCAATACTTTCAGCATACACCAAACGCGCTATCAAGGGCGATTTTGCCATGACCGGTGAGCTTAACTTGCAAGGTGAAGTATTACCTATCGGTGGGTTGAAAGAAAAGATACTAGCCGCAAAACAAAATGGCGTACACAACATCATTGTGCCCAAGCTAAACGAGAAAGACATGACAGGGCTTGAAAAACTTCAGGAAGGCTTGAAAATCATTTTTGTAAAACACGTTCAAGAGGTACTCGACCAAGTACTCATCCCAATAGAACCAGGAGAATAA